In a single window of the Ignavibacteria bacterium genome:
- the yidD gene encoding membrane protein insertion efficiency factor YidD — translation MKYLNPKYLLILFIRLYKYAVSPLFPPSCRHYPTCSTYAIEALQKHGLFKGTYLASVRILKCNPFFAGGYDPVPEKKLKLH, via the coding sequence CTGAAATACTTAAATCCAAAATACCTGCTTATACTTTTTATCAGGCTGTACAAGTACGCGGTTTCACCGCTTTTTCCGCCTTCATGCAGGCACTATCCCACGTGCTCAACTTACGCTATTGAAGCGCTGCAAAAACACGGTCTGTTCAAAGGTACATACCTGGCGTCAGTCAGAATTTTAAAATGCAACCCGTTCTTCGCCGGCGGGTATGACCCTGTTCCGGAAAAGAAACTTAAACTGCATTAA